The following proteins are encoded in a genomic region of Phaeodactylum tricornutum CCAP 1055/1 chromosome 1, whole genome shotgun sequence:
- a CDS encoding predicted protein gives MRPSTELSVKVKVAVGDGEPIESALRRFKREVNKSGHLMELRHKRYFENSQERIKRKVKE, from the coding sequence ATGCGGCCGTCGACAGAGCTCTCAGTGAAGGTCAAGGTCGCTGTGGGTGATGGCGAACCGATTGAATCTGCTTTGCGTCGCTTCAAGCGCGAAGTTAACAAGTCGGGACACCTTATGGAACTTCGTCACAAGCGTTACTTTGAAAATTCCCAAGAACGAATCAAGCGTAAGGTTAAGGAA
- a CDS encoding predicted protein — MKEVFGIRKLRHLQPKSIECFLRRQSHIVVMATGGGKSLCYQLPALVLGGTTIVVSPLIALMNDQVKALCDKGIAAAVISSSIEDRDNTDTMERLLGRNLQAQQAISGKIVRYPPIVLLYCTPEQIQTGRFRSILKELHQGKRLTGFAIDEAHCLSSWGHDFRPAYRNLGYLRDTFPDIPCIACTATATSKVIVDIQETLRMRSAPLYLGSFDRKNIFYKVRYRDALNATNSAKENNSPCSGIIYVHKREETMNLATTIASYTGLRVEGYHGAMKAADRTRIQQAWTSGEVQIAIATVAFGMGIDLAHVRYVVHWSMAKTVEGFYQESGRAGRDGLAAYSLLYFSKDD; from the exons ATGAAAGAGGTGTTTGGCATACGTAAACTTCGTCATTTGCAACCCAAATCAATTGAGTGCTTTCTTCGACGCCAAAGCCATATTGTTGTTATGGCTACAGGTGGAGGTAAATCGCTCTGCTACCAGCTTCCAGCTCTGGTTCTAGGCGGAACTACCATAGTTGTATCTCCACTCATTGCACTCATGAATGATCAAGTAAAGGCCCTGTGCGACAAGGGCATTGCCGCAGCTGTAATTTCCTCTTCGATAGAGGATCGAGACAACACTGATACAATGGAACGATTACTGGGCCGGAATCTACAAGCGCAGCAAGCAATTAGCGGCAAAATAGTAAGGTACCCTCCAATAGTCCTGCTGTATTGCACCCCGGAGCAAATACAAACTGGTCGCTTTCGAAGTATACTCAAGGAACTTCATCAAGGCAAACGGCTGACAGGCTTTGCGATTGATGAGGCCCACTGTCTTTCCAGCTGGGGACACGATTTTCGGCCAGCCTATCGTAATTTGGGATACTTGCGCGATACCTTTCCGGACATACCATGCATCGCATGTACTGCAACCGCGACATCCAAGGTTATTGTAGACATTCAGGAGACATTACGAATGCGTAGCGCCCCTTTGTACTTGGGTTCGTTTGATCGGAAAAATATCTTTTACAAGGTCAGGTACAGGGACGCATTGAACGCCACCAACTCG GCTAAAGAAAACAATTCGCCTTGTAGTGGAATTATTTATGTTCACAAACGTGAAGAAACAATGAATCTGGCCACTACGATTGCAAGCTATACAGGGTTACGTGTAGAAGGCTATCACGGTGCAATGAAAGCTGCGGACCGCACGCGAATTCAGCAGGCGTGGACGTCGGGCGAAGTGCAGATTGCTATTGCAACGGTTGCATTTGGAATGGGTATCGATCTGGCGCATGTCCGCTACGTAGTGCACTGGTCAATGGCCAAGACGGTAGAGGGATTCTATCAAGAGTCAGGCCGTGCGGGTCGCGATGGTCTTGCAGCATATAGCCTCTTGTACTTCTCGAAAGACGAT
- a CDS encoding predicted protein gives MSEEPPVGVNPNAEDETPAPEGEKKLSKNQLKKLAKGKDKKKKDKPQWNAPSKEKVKAPVATTSFVNTTPKGEKKDLSAPMDAAYHPSAVEAAWQDWWEKCGYYSCDPKDAVDRPVDEKFVMVIPPPNVTGSLHLGHALTAAVEDTLTRWHRMKGHATLYVPGTDHAGIATQSVVEKMLMKSEGKSRHDLGREEFVKKVWEWKKDYGSKITNQLRSLGSSVDWSRERFTMDEMLSKAVVEAFNRFHEKGLLYRADRLGNWSCALKSAISDIEVDFIELEGRTFLDVKTHKGNPNDPNGRYEFGTLTSFAYPIEDSEEQIVVATTRLETMLGDTAVAVHPDDPRYTHLHGKHLIHPFNGRRIPIVCDKELVDMSFGTGAVKITPAHDPNDYECGKRHELEFITMLTADGSINENGAPFTGMMRYDARIAVEDALKEKGLFKGKEPNKMRLGLCSRSGDILEPMITPQWYVNCDGMAKRATDAVRNKELTILPEEQEKTWFHWLDNIKDWCVSRQLWWGHQIPAWFATKKGESLEKNDMANNDRWVVARSAEEALEKAAKLLGCPAGDISIERDEDVLDTWFSSGLFPFSVMGWPDDTSDLKAFYPTSLLETGLDILFFWVARMVMMGLELTDTLPFHTVFLHAMVRDKEGKKMSKSLGNVIDPLEVINGCSLASLQERLEGGNLPAKEVERSKKNNELEFPDGIPECGSDALRFGLMAYMVQGRDINLDVKRVVGFRLFCNKLWNATRFALQFVADFTPTPTLLDDLMASGKMATRDKFMISRLMKAVEAVNDFFSSYRFGDAQQAAYALWIEDLCNTYLELIKPVVYDMSVNNIDNRWAAQATLWIAMETGLRLLHPMMPFVSEELWQRLPGRGTLGKTEPETIMLAPYPETHNSYKNEAVEQSMMNTMAVVNACRSLRQSYNIANKVQTHFFVNVSGLALHAVLDQLDDIKTLGKASAIDINLSPADTPETVGTAIVNDQLTVLIDLQGLVDYKVEIGRLQKNLRSTLPTISTLEMKMATDGYTENVPNDLQKANLEKLDSLLKKKCDLEEAIANFERLALLDKN, from the exons ATGTCGGAAGAACCACCGGTGGGGGTCAATCCGAATGCGGAAGATGAAACTCCCGCTCCAGAAGGGGAGAAGAAGCTATCGAAGAATCAACTGAAAAAGCTCGCCAAGGGAAAG gacaagaaaaagaaagacaagcCTCAATGGAACGCGCCGAGTAAGGAAAAAGTCAAAGCTCCGGTCGCTACGACTTCCTTCGTCAACACGACCCCAAAAGgggaaaagaaagatctTTCGGCTCCCATGGACGCCGCATATCATCCGTCAGCAGTCGAAGCCGCTTGGCAAGACTGGTGGGAAAAGTGTGGTTACTACAGCTGCGATCCGAAAGATGCGGTCGATCGCCCCGTAGATGAAAAGTTCGTCATGGTGATTCCACCACCGAATGTGACTGGATCGCTGCATCTCGGACACGCCCTGACGGCGGCCGTCGAAGATACCCTGACGAGGTGGCACCGGATGAAAGGACACGCCACTCTGTATGTTCCCG GTACGGATCATGCAGGAATTGCCACGCAATCGGTGGTCGAAAAAATGCTCATGAAGAGCGAAGGAAAAAGCCGGCACGATTTGGGGAGGGAAGAATTTGTGAAAAAGGTGTGGGAATGGAAGAAGGACTATGGAAGTAAGATCACCAATCAATTGCGATCATTGGGCAGCAGTGTCGATTGGTCGCGTGAACGGTTTACGATGGATGAAATGTTGAGTAAAGCTGTCGTCGAAGCCTTTAATCGATTTCACGAAAAGGGACTCTTGTACCGTGCGGATCGTCTAGGAAACTGGTCGTGTGCATTAAAGTCCGCCATTTCCGATATCGAAGTCGACTTTATTGAACTCGAAGGCCGTACCTTTTTGGACGTCAAAACACATAAGGGCAATCCCAACGACCCCAATGGTCGGTACGAATTTGGGACCTTGACTTCGTTCGCCTATCCGATTGAAGACTCAGAGGAACAGATTGTTGTTGCCACTACCCGACTGGAAACCATGTTGGGAGACACTGCTGTTGCCGTTCACCCGGACGATCCTCGATACACCCACTTGCACGGGAAGCATCTAATCCATCCCTTCAACGGACGCCGAATTCCTATTGTTTGCGATAAAGAACTGGTCGACATGTCCTTTGGTACCGGAGCAGTCAAAATTACTCCCGCCCATGATCCAAACGACTACGAGTGCGGTAAACGTCACGAGCTGGAGTTCATCACAATGTTGACTGCGGATGGTTCAATCAACGAAAATGGTGCCCCTTTCACCGGCATGATGCGGTACGACGCTCGCATTGCGGTAGAAGATGCGCTTAAAGAAAAGGGATTATTCAAAGGCAAAGAACCCAACAAGATGCGATTGGGTCTATGTTCGCGCTCGGGTGATATTTTGGAACCCATGATTACTCCGCAGTGGTATGTTAACTGCGACGGTATGGCTAAGCGGGCTACCGATGCGGTACGCAATAAAGAGTTAACAATTCTTCCAGAGGAGCAAGAGAAGACGTGGTTTCATTGGTTGGATAACATCAAGGACTGGTGCGTCAGTCGACAACTCTGGTGGGGTCACCAGATACCGGCATGGTTCGCCACCAAGAAGGGAGAAAGTTTAGAAAAGAATGATATGGCCAACAACGACCGGTGGGTTGTTGCTCGGTCCGCTGAG GAAGCTCTCGAGAAGGCCGCTAAATTACTTGGCTGTCCCGCTGGCGACATCTCAATTGAGCGGGATGAAGACGTTCTTGATACGTGGTTTTCCTCTGGACTGTTTCCTTTTTCTGTCATGGGATGGCCCGATGACACTTCTGATTTGAAGGCGTTTTATCCTACGTCTCTACTCGAGACTGGTCTCGATATTCTCTTCTTTTGGGTGGCTCGTATGGTTATGATGGGTTTGGAACTAACCGACACACTACCATTCCACACCGTCTTCCTTCATGCCATGGTGCGggacaaggaaggaaagaaaatgtcaAAATCTCTTGGAAATGTGATCGATCCTCTGGAGGTCATCAACGGGTGCTCATTGGCCTCTCTGCAAGAGCGTCTGGAAGGAGGCAACCTTCCGGCGAAGGAAGTGGAACGATCGAAGAAGAATAACGAGCTCGAGTTTCCTGACGGTATTCCAGAATGCGGATCGGATGCACTTCGGTTCGGCCTTATGGCCTATATGGTCCAGGGACGTGATATCAATCTTGACGTCAAACGTGTTGTTGGGTTCCGGCTGTTTTGCAACAAACTTTGGAACGCCACACGTTTTGCACTTCAATTTGTTGCGGACTTTACGCCTACTCCGACTCTGTTGGACGACCTAATGGCTAGCGGCAAAATGGCGACGCGAGACAAATTTATGATATCTCGATTGATGAAAGCGGTGGAAGCCGTCAACGATTTCTTCTCGAGCTACCGGTTTGGCGATGCACAACAAGCGGCCTATGCTTTGTGGATTGAAGATCTTTGCAACACATACCTGGAACTGATCAAACCCGTCGTATACGACATGAGTGTCAACAACATAGACAATCGGTGGGCAGCACAAGCAACGCTTTGGATCGCAATGGAAACAGGCCTTCGGTTACTGCATCCAATGATGCCATTTGTTTCTGAGGAGCTTTGGCAGCGACTTCCTGGACGTGGGACGCTAGGCAAAACGGAACCTGAAACTATCATGCTCGCCCCGTACCCCGAAACTCACAACTCTTACAAAAATGAGGCCGTGGAGCAATCTATGATGAACACAATGGCTGTGGTTAATGCCTGCAGATCACTTCGTCAGTCGTAcaacattgccaacaagGTACAGACACATTTCTTTGTGAACGTATCTGGACTCGCGCTACATGCCGTTCTCGACCAACTGGATGACATCAAGACACTTGGAAAAGCTTCTGCCATTGATATTAATCTTTCCCCAGCAGACACACCAGAAACTGTCGGAACtgccattgtcaatgatCAGCTGACTGTTCTGATTGACTTACAGGGACTGGTTGACTACAAAGTTGAGATTGGGCGTCTGCAAAAGAATCTAAGGTCTACTCTACCAACAATTTCGACTCTCGAAATGAAAATGGCTACTGATGGTTATACAGAAAACGTTCCAAACGATCTTCAAAAAGCGAATCTAGAGAAACTTGATtcgcttttgaaaaagaagtgTGATCTCGAAGAGGCTATTGCAAACTTTGAACGTCTGGCCTTATTGGATAAGAATTAA